Proteins from a genomic interval of Zingiber officinale cultivar Zhangliang chromosome 2A, Zo_v1.1, whole genome shotgun sequence:
- the LOC122042477 gene encoding uncharacterized protein LOC122042477 — protein MASLVPGVLIKLLQHMNTDVKIAGEHRSSLLQVVSIVPALAGSDLFNNQGFYLKVSDSSHATFVSLADEHNDLILSDKIQLGQFIHVDRLEVGSPVPILKGVRPLPGRHPCVGNPEDLVVTSSLCFLNSDKLKPSSDSKNSSNTSSENAKGKLVISKLTTKTQKAERKRIQLSKSSYLLSKRPVIGKLGKKDMSLGSRSMNPRSIPSSPSSVYSLPASFEKFSSEVKKHARAKGVEKPALSRASLLEKAAASMLKVTSAGRKPTAGNFLANFAPTIELGSKALRKSWEGNLDTKGRHTSTSKSGKPTAKSESRSASAPRQKSSKNETSLAKEDSKLQTPTKKVIANGPGEDSDKAAKQSHVSKKPSETSNSLSNLVKVETTKRWTDDSISWQSLPSSLAKLGKELLKYRDAAQQAAVEAMQEASAAESLIRCLSMYAELSGSAREENPQPAVAQFLAFQSSLSRAAAVADSLSKSRSQSVAAASSGGSPDPIPEEVLKISRSNRRRAGSWVSAALATELSPFSLYNRKNLTAASPTAAVVLEGPSKASSAAAAAAAATSKASFQSKSRSFAVAPGNGKTKGPAPPSLLLEWERGGGLEEGAELARVLREDAQSWFLAFVERFLDSDAATVEPSDREQVATMLSQLKKVNDWLEAVSRRKREGDTDLQEDAEDGEGPTGVPPETVERLRKKIYEYLLTHVESAAVALGGGGGVPTATPPHPAAGSGGRLSRRKG, from the exons ATGGCATCCTTAGTCCCCGGTGTCCTTATCAAGCTCCTGCAGCACATGAATACCGATGTGAAGATCGCCGGAGAGCATCGCTCTTCCCTTCTTCAAGTTGTGAGTATCGTCCCTGCCCTCGCTGGAAGTGATCTCTTCAACAACCAAGGGTTTTATCTCAAGGTCTCTGATTCTTCCCATGCAACATTTGTCTCCCTGGCCGATGAGCACAATGACCTCATCTTAAGCGACAAGATCCAGCTCGGTCAGTTCATTCATGTCGATCGCCTTGAGGTCGGCTCCCCGGTTCCCATTCTGAAGGGTGTGAGACCACTTCCTGGTCGTCACCCCTGTGTTGGGAACCCTGAGGATCTCGTCGTCACCAGTTCTCTTTGTTTTCTTAATTCGGATAAACTGAAGCCGTCCAGTGACTCAAAGAATAGCAGCAACACATCCTCAGAAAACGCAAAGGGGAAATTGGTGATATCCAAGTTAACTACAAAAACGCAGAAGGCAGAAAGGAAAAGGATTCAGCTTTCTAAGTCTAGCTATCTTCTCTCAAAACGACCAGTTATTGGCAAATTGGGCAAGAAAGACATGAGTTTGGGATCAAGATCAATGAACCCAAGGTCGATACCTTCGTCTCCAAGTAGTGTGTATTCTTTGCCTGCATCTTTTGAGAAATTCTCTAGTGAGGTTAAGAAGCATGCAAGAGCGAAAGGAGTAGAAAAGCCGGCATTGTCAAGAGCGAGTCTGTTGGAGAAGGCAGCAGCTTCCATGTTGAAAGTAACATCTGCCGGCAGGAAGCCTACTGCTGGAAATTTCTTGGCGAATTTTGCGCCCACCATTGAATTAGGGTCAAAAGCTTTGAGAAAGAGCTGGGAAGGGAATCTGGACACTAAGGGAAGACATACTTCTACCTCAAAAAGTGGCAAACCGACTGCAAAATCTGAATCCAGAAGTGCTTCT GCTCCTCGACAGAAATCATCAAAAAACGAGACATCATTAGCTAAGGAGGATAGCAAACTTCAAACTCCTACAAAGAAAGTGATCGCAAATGGTCCTGGAGAGGATTCAGACAAAGCAGCTAAACAGAGTCATGTTTCGAAAAAGCCTTCAGAGACTAGTAACAGTCTGAGTAACTTGGTGAAGGTTGAAACAACTAAAAGGTGGACAGATGACAGTATTTCATGGCAGTCACTTCCATCGTCTCTAGCAAAACTAGGGAAG GAGCTTTTGAAGTATAGGGATGCAGCACAACAGGCTGCAGTAGAGGCTATGCAAGAAGCTTCTGCCGCTGAGAGCTTGATTCGTTGCTTAAG CATGTACGCGGAGCTGAGTGGCAGTGCCAGGGAAGAGAACCCGCAGCCGGCCGTGGCTCAGTTCCTCGCCTTCCAGTCCTCCCTCTCCCGTGCCGCGGCCGTTGCCGACTCTCTCTCTAAGTCCAGGTCTCAATCCGTGGCCGCAGCTTCGTCAGGCGGATCCCCTGATCCAATCCCAGAAGAAGTATTGAAAATCTCCAGGAGCAATCGCCGCCGCGCCGGCTCCTGGGTCAGCGCAGCACTCGCCACCGAGCTCTCCCCTTTCTCCCTCTACAACCGCAAGAACCTCACCGCGGCCTCCCCGACGGCGGCTGTGGTACTCGAGGGCCCGTCCAAAGCTTCCTCAGcagcagcggcggcggcggcggcgacctCCAAGGCCTCGTTTCAGTCAAAATCCAGGTCATTCGCCGTGGCGCCTGGCAATGGGAAGACGAAGGGGCCGGCGCCACCGTCGCTGCTGCTGGAATGGGAGCGCGGAGGAGGGTTGGAAGAGGGAGCCGAACTGGCACGCGTGCTGAGGGAGGACGCGCAGTCGTGGTTCCTGGCGTTCGTGGAGAGGTTCCTCGACTCGGACGCGGCCACGGTAGAGCCGTCCGACCGGGAGCAGGTGGCCACGATGCTGTCACAGCTCAAGAAGGTGAACGACTGGCTGGAGGCGGTCAGCCGACGAAAGAGGGAAGGCGATACCGACTTGCAAGAGGACGCGGAGGACGGCGAGGGTCCAACCGGCGTACCGCCTGAGACGGTGGAACGTTTGAGGAAGAAAATCTACGAGTACCTCCTCACCCACGTCGAATCCGCAGCGGTCGCACttggtggcggcggcggcgtccCGACCGCTACGCCGCCCCATCCTGCGGCGGGAAGCGGAGGGCGGCTGAGCCGCCGGAAGGGGTGA